GTTAAAAAAGGTAGGTAAACCTATTTTTCCTTCGGATGAAGAATGTCGTGAAAACCCACGCTCGCGTAGCGCGGTATTGAGAATAGCGCAAAAAATTTAATGCAACTTCAATTATGGGGTTGCGAGGGCAAATTGGACAAAGTTTTTTAACGTGTGTTTATTAAGGGGAGAATCACATGAAGTTTAATCTGCAAGAAACCATTCCAGAAGATGCTGGTATGCCAAAAATCAAGGTCATCGGCCTTGGTGGTGGCGGCGGTAACGCCGTCGATTATATGGTGCGTTCACAAGTAGAAGGTGTGGATTTTATCTGTGCCAATACTGATGTGCAGGCATTGAAAAATTCAAGTGTTGATACTTGTATTCAACTTGGTTTAAACGGTTTAGGTGCTGGCGCTAACCCTGAAAAAGGGATGGAAGCGGCAAAAGAAAACATTGAACAAGTCAAAGAAGCATTAAAAGGTGCGGACATGGTCTTTATTACTGCCGGAATGGGTGGTGGTACTGGAACTGGTTCTGCTCCGGTTGTTGCGCAAGCGGCAAAAGAAATGGGTATTTTGACTGTTGGTGTTGTGAGCAAGCCTTTCGGTTTTGAAAGACGCCAGAAAATTGCAGAAGCCGGTATTGAAAAATTGGCTGAGCATGTTGATTCTCTAATCACAGTTCCAAATGACAAACTGTTAAAAGTATTGGGTAAAGATTTTGTTCTTGCCAAAGCTTTTGATTATGCAAACGAAGTTCTTCACGGTGCGGTTCAAGGAATTTCAGAATTAGTGACTCGTCCTGGAATGATCAATGTTGACTTTGAAGATTTGCGTACAGTGATGACTGAGCGCGGTGTCGCCATGATGGGTGTTGGACACGCGACTGGTGAAGACCGTGCAATCAAAGCAGCTGAAAAAGCTATTGCAAACCCACTGTTGGAAGACATTTCGGTATCGGGTGCAAAAGGTCTGTTGGTAAATATCACTTCTGGTCTAGACTTTACGTTGGGTGAGTTCAACGAAGTTGGTGAGGTGATTGATCAGGTTGCTTCTGAAGATGCTAAGGTCATCATCGGTACGTCAATTGATGAAACAATGACAGATGAAATTCGTGTAACGGTGGTGGCAACGGGTTTGAGCGACATTGTTTCAACTGCACAACGTCCTGAAATGGTTAAGCCTAATCTTCAAGCTGTAGAGGCAAATAAAGCCGAAGAAAAACAGCAAGTCATTGAAGAAGTAGAGAGAAAACCTGAAGTTGTTAGGCCAAAAATGGTGGTAAACGGTGGTGTAACCGCGAGTGTGGAATCTAATTCTAACTACCTAGATATTCCAGCGTTTCTACGTCGTCAAGCTGACTAACCCTTAGACTGAAAGGGGTCCTTTCGGTCGATGAGTCCAGCAGCATGATGATGCAATCTCTCCCCAGTTCAAGTCAGCTAAAGCTTTTTAGCTGGCCAAGAACTATTGCACTCCTGCTGTTGGGCTTTATTTGTTTTCTTTTAATTCTTATCGTACAAGTCCAACATCAAGTAAGACATCTTGAAACACATTATGCAAAAGCGCTTCAAAAGGAAGTGGATTTGCATCAAGAGTTTGGCAAACTTACCCTTGAGTTGCACCATTTGACCGCTCTAGCAAGAGTGGAAGAAATTGCCGTTACTCAACTTCGCATGACTATCGATAAGACGCCAGAACATAACAATATTCAAACCATATTCCTAAATCCGGTTGTGAAGCCATCAATTCAAAGTGGCACCCTCTCAAAAGGAAAGGGTGATGAATAGCGTTAATCAATATCGACGAGTTCATCGTGATTCTGTTGTTTACGGTTTGATTCTTTTGCTGTTCGGCGCAGTTTTTGCAAAAGCCGTTGATGTCCAAATCATTCAATCTCATTTTTTGCAGGAAGAAGGTAATAAGCGTCAAATACGTGCAATGACGATACCTGCTCCAAGAGGTGAGATATATGATCGAAATGGCAATCTACTGGCACTTAGCACGCCTATTGATTCCATCTGGGTAGACCCTAAAATTCTCAGCTACTATCTAGATCCTGCTCAACAGCAGCAAGCAGCCAATGCAGAAAATCTGTCTGCAAAGGAACTGCAGCAGCAAAAGGCACAAGTCGCAGCGGATGTTAAGCGTTATCACCAAATGTTAAAGCTGCTCGGGTTGGATGAAAAAAATATCACGGCAACCCTTCTTGAGAAAAAAGATAAACGTTTCCTTTATATCAAACGCAGTGTTTTGCCTCCGGTTACCAAAAAAATTGAAGCGCTTGATGTTCCAGGTGTTTTCGTTCAAAACCAATATAAGCGTTACTATCCTGCTGGAGAAATACTGGGTCATGTTGTTGGTTTCACCAATATTGACGATAAAGGGATTTCCGGCATCGAAAAAGCCTATGACAAATGGCTTACTGGTCACCCAGGAAAGAAAGAGGTGATTAAAGACCGTGCTGGAAGAGTTGTAGATTTCGTTAAGGATTTAGTGCCAGCAAAACCCGGTCACGATATTACATTAAGCATTGATAAGGATATTCAGTTCTTCCTTTATCATGCCTTGAAAAAAGCTTACATACGCCATCAGGCGAAATCAGTGCAGTCCGTTATTTTAGATGCAAAGACGGGTGAAATTCTCGGGATGGCCACGATTCCAAGCTTTAACCCGAACAACCGCAGTCAATTGCAGGGTAGTCGTTTAAGAAATCGGGTTGTGACTGATGTGTTTGAGCCTGGCTCGCCAACCAAACCATTCATCATTTCCAGAGCGCTGGATTTAGGATTGATTAATCTTGATACCGTAATTGACACTTCTCCGGGGGCGATGTGGATTCAAGGGCAGCGAATTACGGATACAAGAGATCATGGTAAGTTGACACCGCAGGGCATTATCGAAAAATCGAGTAACATCGGTGCCAGTAAGGTTGCGTTTAAAATGACGCCAGATCAAGAGTGGCAGATGCTAAACAATGTTGGCTTCGGACAGGACTTAGGTATTTTTATGCCAGGGGAGTCTTTGGGGTATATGAAGTCGCCAGTTGAGTGGCAGAAAATAGACCAGGCATCGGCTTCATTCGGTTACGGCTTTAACATCAATTTATTACAACTTGCTCGAGCCTATACGATTTTTGCAAATCACGGTGTGTTGGAACCCGTTTCTTTAATTAAGTTGACGCCAAAACAAGTGGCAGAACGTAGAGCTGCGGCCTCTCAAAATGCGTCCGGTAAAAACTCAAACGAAAAAGATATCAATCTGGATACAAACTACTCAGCGACAGAAGTACACCGTGTGATTTCTGCTAAAAGTGCAGATGAAGTTCTGAAAATGATGCAAACTGTCGTTTCTCCTGACGGTACGGCGCCAAAAGCTAGGATTCCTGGGTATATGGTGGCCGGTAAGACGGGAACGGTTCATAAAACCAAAGCCGGTGGGTATCATCAGAATGAATATTTCTCGGTATTTGTTGGCTTGGTTCCTGCCTCCGATCCAAAATACATTATGGCAACCGTTGTTAATGAACCTAGCAGAGGGGTTTATTATGGTGGTTTAGTTGCCGCACCAATTTTTAAAGAAGTGATGCAAGATGTTCTTAGAATCAAGAACGTGCCACCTGACGAAACGTTGGAAAGTCTAGAAGAACACCGTTTGGTGAAGGAGGAGCGATGAAAAGTTTGCATGAACTGATCGAGTTTTTAGCGGTGGATCTACAGCAGCAGAAAATGGCGGCTGGCGAGTCATTGGTGTTGATGCGCCAGTTAACACATTTGTATACCAGCTCTTCTGAAATTACCGAAAACAGTGTGTTTGTCGCATTGCCGGGCAGTCGATGCCATGGCATCGAGTATATGGATCAAGCGATAGACCAAGGCGCCGCTTGTATTTTGACTGACCAGTTACCGGAGCATGTTGAAAGTACGGATGTTCCTGTTTTTTTAGTGAATGATTTGGTGGGGCAATTGGCTGGTTTGGCGGATTGGTTCTATCAAAGACCTAGTCAACAAGTGAAAATTATTGGCGTAACAGGTACAAATGGAAAGACTTCCACTGCACATTACATTGCTCAGCTTTTAGGTCAGCAGTATTCCGTGGGTGTCTTGGGAACCTTGGGCAATGGCATCCTAGGGCAGTTAATTCCGACAGCTAATACCACTTTGGAAGTAGTATCCCTTAATCGAAAGCTTGAAGAATTTGCCAGGTTGGGGGTTGAGTATGTGGTGATGGAAGTTTCCTCTCATGCCATTGCCTTAGGTAGAATCCAAAACATACGTTTTGAAGGCTTGGCATTGACCCAAGTGACTAGAGATCACCTGGATTTTCATGAGACTGAAGAGGCTTATCGCGAAACAAAGGCCATGCTCTTCTTGGAGTATCCAGCCAAATTCCGAGTGTTGAACTTAGGAGATTCACTCGGTAAATCCATTATGGAAACACTTGCGCAGAGCGTAGGAGAGGTCGTATTCGGTTACGCATTGAATGATTCATTTTGCGAGTTGGCCAAGTCTGACTTGAAGTCGGAAAGTGATGCGATGTTCTCTTGTGCTTGTTTCAGTGAGCTGCGTTTTGTCCCCACGGGAATGGAGGGAGTAATATTGCTCTCCTTATTTAAGGAAGATGAATCATTAGGGCATTCCGACCTGACATTTAACGCGGATTTGATGGGGGTCTTCAATGCAGAAAACCTATTGTGTGCTGTCACCGTCGCTTACGGGTGTGGGCTACCACTTTCAAAGATTGAGGAAGGTATTCATGTTTTAACGCCTGTGAGTGGGCGTATGGAAAAAGTTCACGAACGCCCATTGATATTGATTGATTATGCGCATACGCCAGACGCTTTGGCATCGGCACTGCACGCTGTGCAACAACACTTTGTGTCTGATGGTGGTGCAGAGCAACCAAAAGGTAAATTGTGGTTGGTTTTTGGTTGTGGTGGCGATAGAGATAAAGGCAAACGTTCATTGATGGGTGAGGTTGCAGAAAAGTTGGCGGGTTATGTCATCATTACAGACGACAACCCACGTAATGAAGCGCCGGAAGATATTGTAGCTGATATCGTCAAGGGGATGTCAAAGGCATCGGCAGCACAAATTATCCATGACAGAGCGCAAGCAATCGAATACGCGATCCGCCATGCTGAGCCATCTGATATTGTGCTGATTGCGGGGAAAGGACATGAGAATTATCAGGAAATCCAAGGACAGCGATTTTTCATGAGTGATGCTGTTTTAGCGGATTTAACCTTGAGAGAAATTGCGCAGGAAGCGGCGAGTGAAACAGGTATGAGAAAAACTGACACAGGGAAAATCGATTTATGAAATGGATGCTTAACGATTTGATTGTGGCAACAGGCGGTGAGTTAAGTACTCAGTCTGCAGACAAAGAGGGTGTCGGCTTCGATTTTGTTTCTACCGATAGTCGTGAGATGTCGACAGGCGGGTTGTATATCGCGGTTAAAGGTGCAAAATTTGATGGCCATGCGTTTGTGTCTCAAGCGGTGACGCAAGGCGCTTCGGTCGTATTGGCATCCGAGCCAGTCGAAACGTCGGTGCCAGTGGTTTTGGTAGCGGATACGCGAATTGCATTAGGGCAGTTTGCCGCTTGGCATCGTAAGCAGATGCCGCTGAAGAAATTGATTGCTGTTACCGGAAGTAATGGGAAAACCACGTGTAAGAACATGATTCAACATTTGCTTTCCAAGCAAGCGAAAGTGTTGGCGACACAAGGGAATCTTAATAATGATTTTGGTGTGCCGAGAACATTGCTGCAGTTAACTGACGAACATGAGTATGCGGTAGTGGAAATGGGCGCAAACCACCACAAAGAAATTGAGTATTTAACCCAGCTTGCAAAGCCTGATATTGCCATAATTACGCTGGCAGCTGGAGCGCACCTAGAAGGTTTTGGCTCTCTGGAAGGGGTTATTCACACCAAAGCTGAAATATTGTCGGGTTTGCAGGATAAAGTCGGTGTGGCAGTATTGAATACGGATTCACCGGGCTTTGATATTTGGCAAGACATGTGCCGCGAGCGAGAACTGTCTGTACTGACGTTTGGCTCCACAGCGATTGCCGATGTACATTATGAGCAGTTTGAACAATCGTCCGATGTGATTGAGTTTGATGTTGTTTCTACCGCGGATAAAGTGATAAACCAAGGCAAGTCGCATGTTGTGGCGCCCATGCTGGGAGAGCACAATGCGATGAACGCCTGCGCCGCGCTGACGGCAGTGATGGCATGCGGTTTCAAGTTGGAAGTCTTGACCCCCAACCTGGCAGATTTTTGTGGGGTTTCAGGACGCCTGCAAAAAGTATCGTTACCCAATGGTATTTTGATTGACGACAGCTATAATGCCAACCCGGATTCCATGAAGGCTGCATTAAGAACACTTGTTGCGCTTCCCGGTAAAGGGTTAGCTTGTTTAGGCGCCATGGCAGAGATAGGGGAAACTTCAGCTTCCGCTCACGCTGAAGTGGCAAGTTATGCGAAGTCATTGGGTGTGTCTTATCTACTGATTTACGGTGAAGCGGCAAAGCCGATGATTGATGCTTTCGGCGAGGGCGCTTTTTGGTTTGAATCTCATCAGGCATTAACGGATAAAGCGATTGAATTGATAGAAAAAGACAGTCTTAATCATTGCCTAGTGAAGGGGTCTCGTTCAAGCAAAATGGAAACCGTTACCCAAGGCATTTCAGAATACTTTAACAATCATTTAAAACCACAGAATACTTAGGATAGGCTTATGTTAATTTATTTAACCGAATTTTTAGCACACTACATCTCCGGTTTCGGTGTTTTTAAATATGTCACCATGCGCACCATCATGAGTGTGCTGACGGCACTGGTACTATCATTTATCATCGGCCCTAAGGTCATCCGTTGGTTGATTCGCTTGAAGGTTGGGCAGAGTGTCCGTTTGGATGGGCCGGAAACTCACCTGGTGAAAACAGGTACCCCAACCATGGGCGGTGTGATGATTCTGTTCTCCGTGACAATTTCGGTTTTGTTATGGGGGGATTTGACTAACCACTACTTATTGATTGTGACACTGACCATGCTAGCATTCGGTGTAATTGGCTTTATCGACGACTATAAAAAAGTCGCCTATAAGGACCCTAATGGCATGCGTTCACGCACCAAATATCTATGGCAATCCATTATCGGGTTGATTGCCGCCTACAGCCTGTTTGCGATGGCACAAGTTCCTACCGAACATGAGTTATTGATTCCTTACATGAAAGATACGTTTATTCACCTCGGCGCCTGGACGGTGGTGCTGTCTTATTTTGTCATTGTCGGAACCTCTAATGCGGTTAACCTGACGGATGGGTTGGATGGTTTGGCGATTATGCCGACGGTAATGGTTTCAGCCGCTTTGGGCGTGTTTGCCTACATGACCGGGCATTTGTACTTTTCGGCTTACCTGACGATTCCGTATATTCCCGGAGTGGAAGAATTGACCATATTCTGTGCAGCATTAGCGGGTGCAGGATTAGGCTTTCTTTGGTTTAACGCACACCCAGCGCAAGTATTTATGGGGGACGTTGGTTCTTTGTCTATCGGTGCCGCGCTAGGGGTAGTTGCCGTTGCCGTGAAGCAAGAGTTGGTTTTATTCATCATGGGCGGGATTTTCGTTGCGGAAACCCTATCGGTGATTTTGCAAGTGGGGTCCTACAAGCTACGTAACGGAAAACGCATTTTCTTGATGGCACCTCTGCATCACCACTTTGAACAAAAAGGCTGGCACGAATCACAAGTTATCGTGCGGTTTTGGATTGTCACCATCTTTTTGGTGTTGATTGGTTTGGCCAGTTTGAAGATTCGTTAAAAAAATAAACAAGAACAAAAGAATAAGAAGAAAGGGAACAGCCGTGCATCTTGTCGTGGGTTTGGGGATTACCGGAAAAAGTGTTTTACACTACTTGTTGTCGCAAGGCGTAGACTGTCTTGCTTTTGATACCAGAGAGGGTTTTGACCTGACTGTTTTGCAGACTGAGTTCCCTTCAGTGCAATTTGCCAGCGGTCAGTTACCTGTAGAGTGGATAAGTCAAGTTTCGGATGTTGTCATCAGTCCTGGGGTTGCTACTTCAGAACCTTGGCTGGATGTATTTCATCAAGCGGGTGTACCGATTATTGGTGATATTGAATTATTCGCTAGAGCAGTAGGTAAGCCTGTTGTGGCAATCACCGGGTCAAATGGTAAAAGTACTGTGACAACCCTAACAGCACAGGTGCTTGCTGAAGCTGGTTATCGTGTCGGCCTGGGGGGGAATATTGGTGTTCCTGCATTGGATTTATTGAGAAGTGGACAGGGTTTTGATGTCTTTGTTTTAGAGCTTTCCAGTTTTCAATTGGAGACAACCTATTCCTTGCAACCAACTTCGGCAACGGTACTAAACGTATCGGAAGATCACATGGATCGCTACAGCGGGTTGGAAGACTATCTTCAAGCCAAAATGACGATTCTTAATAACACGCAATGGAGTATATTGCCGTTTGATCTTGTGGATAGCCCAAGCAGTGAGCAATCTCATGCCTTGCACTTTGGTTTACGCTTGGCAGTAGATGGTCAGCCTGCGCCTTTGACGGACACTCAATATGGTGTGATTGATGATAATGGCGTCCATTGGTTGGGTTATAACCATACGCCATTGTTAAAAATTGAAAGCATGGCACTGAAAGGTGAACATCATCAGTTGAATGCGCTTGCGACGATGGCTTTGTGCAGACCTTTTAAGGTGTCGCCTCAAAACTATGAGCGTGTTTTTTCTGTGTTTACAGGGTTGCCGCATCGAACGCAATTGGTAAAGGAAGTAGATGGTGTTCAATGGATCAACGACTCAAAAGGTACCAATGTTGGGGCAACACAAACAGCCATTAGAAGCTTTGCTAAACAAACTAGAGACTCCGGTGGGCAAGTGATTTTGATTGCAGGTGGGGTCGGTAAGGAAGCAGACTTCTCCCTCATGGCGAAAGATGTTCAAAGCGCCTGTCGTAGCGTCATTTTGTTTGGTAGAGATAAAGACATTATTCGCAACGCTTTAATATCAAAGGTTTCGGAAGCGAAAATGCATCTGGTTGACGATTTAGTTCAAGCGGTTAACCTTGCACGAGAAAAGGCGGAGAAAGGCGATGTGGTTTTATTTTCACCTGCCTGTGCCTCATTTGACCAGTTCGCCAATTATATGGAACGTGGAGACGTTTTTGAAAAACTTGTAAAGCAACTTTTTGAATGACAATCTTCAAGGTAAAAGCGAAATTTTTATGAAGCAAACCGATGAATCTCTTTCTCTCCACCGAGTTCGTGACTGGAGAGAACTAAGCAAGCAATGGCCAATTGATTTTTGGCTGTTAGGCGCATTGCTGGTACTGATGGTCATTGGTTTGACAATGGTTTCCTCCAGTTCTGTTGCCATCAGTGAAAAGCGTTTTGGCAACACGCTACATTATTTCTTACGCCAAGCATTCGCAATGGGGCTTGGTGTCTTTGCTGCCTATATCGTGTTGCATGTTCCTTTGTCATTTTGGGAAAAACATCGCGGTCGAATTTTTATTTTCGGTTTGATATTACTGGTGCTTGTTTTGGGGGTCGGTAGGGAAATCAATGGTTCCAAACGTTGGTTGCCCCTGATAGTCATGAACTTCCAAGTGTCGGAGTTTATGAAATTAGCCGTTGTTATTTTTATGGCGGGTTATCTCAATCGTCATGCAAATGCAGTTAGAGAAAGCTTTGAGGCGGTCATGCGCCTGGCGATACCGTTTGGTGTAATGGCAATTTTGCTGTTGTTGGAACCGGATTTCGGAAGTACCTTTGTTATTGCCGTGGTGATTACCGGCATGTTATTGATTGCCGGCGCACCTTGGCGTTTCTTTGTATTGACCGTATTACCGATGGCCGCCATTTTGGTTACAATGGTCATCACCTCACCTTATCGTATGGCAAGGGTGACTAACTTCCTTGACCCATGGTCTGATCCTTTTGGTAAAGGTTATCAGCTAACCCAAGCGTTGATTGCCAGTGGTCGTGGCGAATGGTTTGGTGCTGGCATCGGTAAATCTGTGCAAAAACTACTGTACTTGCCTGATGCTCACACGGATTTTCTCTTTTCGATTTACGCTGAAGAATTCGGTTTGATTGGAGTCGGTTTCTTGATCTTTCTCTACCTGTGGATTCTATTCCGTTGTTTCCGAATTGGTCGTAAAGCGATTGAAAACGCTAAAGTGTTCGGTGGATTAATCGCTTATGGAGTGGGGATTTGGATTGTGCTTCAAGCGACCATCAACATGGGGGTAAACCTCGGTTTGTTCCCAACCAAAGGGTTAACGTTGCCATTTATGAGTTATGGGGGAAGTAGTGTCTTGCTGCTTTCCATTGCCATCGCCTTAGTGTTCCGGGTTGATTATGAAACTCGTTACTATGAAGCGGAGGAAGCAGAGTGAAGCGAATATTGATCATGGCTGGCGGAACGGGAGGGCATGTTTTTCCCGGTTTGGCATTAGCCGCTAGCTTCAAGCAAAAAGGGATTGAAGTTGCCTGGCTTGGTACCCTAGGTGGTATGGAAAAAGAGTGGGTTGAGAAGGCGCAAATAGATTTTTACCCCATCCGAATCAAAGGTTTGAGAGGAAATGGATTGTTGGGCTGGCTGAAGGCTCCGATAAATGTCTTGAAAGCTTGGATGCAAGCTCGACAAATCATCAAACATGTTCGTCCGGATGTTGTACTTGGAATGGGGGGATTTGTGTGCGGCCCAGGGGGCTTGGCAGCAAGAAGCCTTGGAATTGATTTAGCTTTGCATGAACAAAACGCCATAGTGGGGTTAACAAATCGCTGGTTGGCACCTTTTGCTAAGCATATTATTACCGCCTTTCCACAAAACCAGCTTCAAGGTGATAAGGTTGTGTGCCTAGGGAATCCTGTAAGAGAAGGCTTGGAAGCTATTGCAACCGTCAGTGTGCATCGCCCATTGCATTTGTTGGTCTTAGGCGGGAGCCGCGGCGCATTGGCACTTAACAAAACGGTTCCTCAAGCACTCGCATTAATGCCAGAATCGAAACGTCCCGTTGTGATTCACCAAACAGGTACTAAAACACTTGATGAAGCGCAGCGAGCTTATCAAGTGGCAGGTGTTACCGCCAAAGTTGTGCCATTTATTGATGATATGGTAGAAGCTTACGAGCATGCAGACTTGGTGGTTTGTCGTTCAGGCGCCCTAACAGTGTCGGAGTTGATGGCATCTGCAAGGCCCGCTATTATGATTCCTTTTCCTTTTGCAGTGGATGATCACCAGACTGCTAATGCAGAAGTGTTGGCTGCTATTGGCGGCGGAGAAGTGATTCAGCAAACCGATTTAACGCCGGATAGTTTGGTGGCTCGCCTGCAATTTTGGCAACAGGATGATGTACTAAAAACGGCCTCTGAAAAAATTCGAGCGAAAGCTCCTCAACAAGCAAAAGAACAGATAGTCGAATTATTGATCAATTCGTAATCTGCATTAAGCGATCATCAAACAATCAAGACAAAAGTATTAACTGGAGTGGAGATGTCGATTCAACAAAACAATCCTGTTTTTCCCGACTTAAAAGGCAAGCGGATTTTGATTACCGGTGCATCAAGTGGCATCGGAGCAGGTATGGCAAAAGTGTTAGCTGAAGCGGGTTGTCGTTTGGTGTTGCATTATCATGCCAACCCGGAAGGGCTTTCCAGAACGCTTGATTCCATAAAAGATACTGGTGTTGAAGTGGAAACTGTACAATCTGATTTTAGTCAGTTGTCATCTATCAAGCCATTTTTTGAAAAAGC
This portion of the Hydrogenovibrio marinus genome encodes:
- the ftsZ gene encoding cell division protein FtsZ, with the protein product MKFNLQETIPEDAGMPKIKVIGLGGGGGNAVDYMVRSQVEGVDFICANTDVQALKNSSVDTCIQLGLNGLGAGANPEKGMEAAKENIEQVKEALKGADMVFITAGMGGGTGTGSAPVVAQAAKEMGILTVGVVSKPFGFERRQKIAEAGIEKLAEHVDSLITVPNDKLLKVLGKDFVLAKAFDYANEVLHGAVQGISELVTRPGMINVDFEDLRTVMTERGVAMMGVGHATGEDRAIKAAEKAIANPLLEDISVSGAKGLLVNITSGLDFTLGEFNEVGEVIDQVASEDAKVIIGTSIDETMTDEIRVTVVATGLSDIVSTAQRPEMVKPNLQAVEANKAEEKQQVIEEVERKPEVVRPKMVVNGGVTASVESNSNYLDIPAFLRRQAD
- the ftsL gene encoding cell division protein FtsL, coding for MMMQSLPSSSQLKLFSWPRTIALLLLGFICFLLILIVQVQHQVRHLETHYAKALQKEVDLHQEFGKLTLELHHLTALARVEEIAVTQLRMTIDKTPEHNNIQTIFLNPVVKPSIQSGTLSKGKGDE
- a CDS encoding peptidoglycan D,D-transpeptidase FtsI family protein — translated: MNSVNQYRRVHRDSVVYGLILLLFGAVFAKAVDVQIIQSHFLQEEGNKRQIRAMTIPAPRGEIYDRNGNLLALSTPIDSIWVDPKILSYYLDPAQQQQAANAENLSAKELQQQKAQVAADVKRYHQMLKLLGLDEKNITATLLEKKDKRFLYIKRSVLPPVTKKIEALDVPGVFVQNQYKRYYPAGEILGHVVGFTNIDDKGISGIEKAYDKWLTGHPGKKEVIKDRAGRVVDFVKDLVPAKPGHDITLSIDKDIQFFLYHALKKAYIRHQAKSVQSVILDAKTGEILGMATIPSFNPNNRSQLQGSRLRNRVVTDVFEPGSPTKPFIISRALDLGLINLDTVIDTSPGAMWIQGQRITDTRDHGKLTPQGIIEKSSNIGASKVAFKMTPDQEWQMLNNVGFGQDLGIFMPGESLGYMKSPVEWQKIDQASASFGYGFNINLLQLARAYTIFANHGVLEPVSLIKLTPKQVAERRAAASQNASGKNSNEKDINLDTNYSATEVHRVISAKSADEVLKMMQTVVSPDGTAPKARIPGYMVAGKTGTVHKTKAGGYHQNEYFSVFVGLVPASDPKYIMATVVNEPSRGVYYGGLVAAPIFKEVMQDVLRIKNVPPDETLESLEEHRLVKEER
- a CDS encoding UDP-N-acetylmuramoyl-L-alanyl-D-glutamate--2,6-diaminopimelate ligase, whose amino-acid sequence is MKSLHELIEFLAVDLQQQKMAAGESLVLMRQLTHLYTSSSEITENSVFVALPGSRCHGIEYMDQAIDQGAACILTDQLPEHVESTDVPVFLVNDLVGQLAGLADWFYQRPSQQVKIIGVTGTNGKTSTAHYIAQLLGQQYSVGVLGTLGNGILGQLIPTANTTLEVVSLNRKLEEFARLGVEYVVMEVSSHAIALGRIQNIRFEGLALTQVTRDHLDFHETEEAYRETKAMLFLEYPAKFRVLNLGDSLGKSIMETLAQSVGEVVFGYALNDSFCELAKSDLKSESDAMFSCACFSELRFVPTGMEGVILLSLFKEDESLGHSDLTFNADLMGVFNAENLLCAVTVAYGCGLPLSKIEEGIHVLTPVSGRMEKVHERPLILIDYAHTPDALASALHAVQQHFVSDGGAEQPKGKLWLVFGCGGDRDKGKRSLMGEVAEKLAGYVIITDDNPRNEAPEDIVADIVKGMSKASAAQIIHDRAQAIEYAIRHAEPSDIVLIAGKGHENYQEIQGQRFFMSDAVLADLTLREIAQEAASETGMRKTDTGKIDL
- a CDS encoding UDP-N-acetylmuramoyl-tripeptide--D-alanyl-D-alanine ligase; translation: MKWMLNDLIVATGGELSTQSADKEGVGFDFVSTDSREMSTGGLYIAVKGAKFDGHAFVSQAVTQGASVVLASEPVETSVPVVLVADTRIALGQFAAWHRKQMPLKKLIAVTGSNGKTTCKNMIQHLLSKQAKVLATQGNLNNDFGVPRTLLQLTDEHEYAVVEMGANHHKEIEYLTQLAKPDIAIITLAAGAHLEGFGSLEGVIHTKAEILSGLQDKVGVAVLNTDSPGFDIWQDMCRERELSVLTFGSTAIADVHYEQFEQSSDVIEFDVVSTADKVINQGKSHVVAPMLGEHNAMNACAALTAVMACGFKLEVLTPNLADFCGVSGRLQKVSLPNGILIDDSYNANPDSMKAALRTLVALPGKGLACLGAMAEIGETSASAHAEVASYAKSLGVSYLLIYGEAAKPMIDAFGEGAFWFESHQALTDKAIELIEKDSLNHCLVKGSRSSKMETVTQGISEYFNNHLKPQNT
- the mraY gene encoding phospho-N-acetylmuramoyl-pentapeptide-transferase produces the protein MLIYLTEFLAHYISGFGVFKYVTMRTIMSVLTALVLSFIIGPKVIRWLIRLKVGQSVRLDGPETHLVKTGTPTMGGVMILFSVTISVLLWGDLTNHYLLIVTLTMLAFGVIGFIDDYKKVAYKDPNGMRSRTKYLWQSIIGLIAAYSLFAMAQVPTEHELLIPYMKDTFIHLGAWTVVLSYFVIVGTSNAVNLTDGLDGLAIMPTVMVSAALGVFAYMTGHLYFSAYLTIPYIPGVEELTIFCAALAGAGLGFLWFNAHPAQVFMGDVGSLSIGAALGVVAVAVKQELVLFIMGGIFVAETLSVILQVGSYKLRNGKRIFLMAPLHHHFEQKGWHESQVIVRFWIVTIFLVLIGLASLKIR
- the murD gene encoding UDP-N-acetylmuramoyl-L-alanine--D-glutamate ligase encodes the protein MHLVVGLGITGKSVLHYLLSQGVDCLAFDTREGFDLTVLQTEFPSVQFASGQLPVEWISQVSDVVISPGVATSEPWLDVFHQAGVPIIGDIELFARAVGKPVVAITGSNGKSTVTTLTAQVLAEAGYRVGLGGNIGVPALDLLRSGQGFDVFVLELSSFQLETTYSLQPTSATVLNVSEDHMDRYSGLEDYLQAKMTILNNTQWSILPFDLVDSPSSEQSHALHFGLRLAVDGQPAPLTDTQYGVIDDNGVHWLGYNHTPLLKIESMALKGEHHQLNALATMALCRPFKVSPQNYERVFSVFTGLPHRTQLVKEVDGVQWINDSKGTNVGATQTAIRSFAKQTRDSGGQVILIAGGVGKEADFSLMAKDVQSACRSVILFGRDKDIIRNALISKVSEAKMHLVDDLVQAVNLAREKAEKGDVVLFSPACASFDQFANYMERGDVFEKLVKQLFE
- the ftsW gene encoding putative lipid II flippase FtsW, with the protein product MKQTDESLSLHRVRDWRELSKQWPIDFWLLGALLVLMVIGLTMVSSSSVAISEKRFGNTLHYFLRQAFAMGLGVFAAYIVLHVPLSFWEKHRGRIFIFGLILLVLVLGVGREINGSKRWLPLIVMNFQVSEFMKLAVVIFMAGYLNRHANAVRESFEAVMRLAIPFGVMAILLLLEPDFGSTFVIAVVITGMLLIAGAPWRFFVLTVLPMAAILVTMVITSPYRMARVTNFLDPWSDPFGKGYQLTQALIASGRGEWFGAGIGKSVQKLLYLPDAHTDFLFSIYAEEFGLIGVGFLIFLYLWILFRCFRIGRKAIENAKVFGGLIAYGVGIWIVLQATINMGVNLGLFPTKGLTLPFMSYGGSSVLLLSIAIALVFRVDYETRYYEAEEAE